The sequence below is a genomic window from Lysobacter capsici.
GGCAATCGTCGCCTGCCATCCCAACGCACCTGACCGATCGCGTCGCTCGCGCTTTTCCAATTCCCGACTCCCCATTCCCGATTCCCGCCCCCGTGATCCCTCACCGCCGCCAGCTGCAAACCGCCCTGTGGATCGCCCTGATCGCGATCGGCGTGGCGCTGTCGATGCTGATCGCCGGACGCATCGCGTATTCGCAGGCGCTGCAACGCCAGGCCGGCGAAGCGCGCGCGCTGCTGGCCCAGCGCGCGCAGGTGATCGAGCAGCACATCGACCGCTACCGGATCATGCCGGCGGTGCTGTCGCTCGACCCGCAACTGCGCGCCACCCTCGCCTATCCCGACGACCGCACTCAGCGCCAGCGCGCCAACGAGCGCCTGGTCCAGCTCAACTTCGCCAACCGCACCAGCACCCTGACCCTGATCGACAGCAAGGGCATCGGCATCGCCGCGAGCAACTGGGACCTGCCCAACAGCAACGTGGGCCAGTCGTATGCGTTCCGTCCGTATTTCCAGAAGGCGATGACCGACGGCGCCGGCGAGTTCTACGCGATCGGCGTGACCACGCATGTGCCGGGCCACTTCATCGCCCGCGCGATCCACGACGAACGCGGCGGCGCGGTGGGTGCGGTCGCGGTCAAGGTCGAGCTCGAGGACATCCGCTCGGACTGGAGCGGACGCGGCGATCTGGTCCTGCTCAGCGACGCCAGCGGCGTGGTGTTCCTGACCGCGCAACCGCAGTGGCGCTATCGCCTGCTGCGCACACCGACCGCGGCGCAGAACCTGCAATTGCAAAGCACCCGCCAATACCAGGGGCAGACCCTGCGACCGGCCACGATCCGGGTCGAGCGCGAAGTCGGCGACGGCGCGCGCGTGGTGCGCCTGCGCGATCCGCCGATGCGCGAACCGATGCTGTGGCAGTCGCTGCACCTGCCGCGCGAAGACTGGACCTTGCACCTGCTGCGCGATACCACGCCGAGCATCCGCACCGCCTGGATCGCGCGCGCGGTCGCGGCCGGCGCGTGGCTGCTGCTGGTCTCGGTCGTGCTGCTGTTGATGCAGCGCAACCGTATCGCCGCGCTGCGGCTGCGCAGCCGGCAGGAACTGGAGAAGATGGTCGAGCATCACGCCGAGGCCTTGCGCAACGCGCAGGACGGCGTGGTCCAGGCGGCGCGGCAGGCGAGCCTGGGCGAAGGCCACAGCCTGGAGCATCTGCCGCAGGGCGTCAGCGTGGTCGACGCGCAACTGCGTCTGGTCGCGTGGAATCAGCGCTATGCCGAACTGTTCCGTTATCCGCCCGAGCTGCTGCAGGTCGGCCGCCCGATCGAAGACCTGATCCGCTACAACGCGCGCCGCGGCCTGCTCGGTACCGATCCGGAAGACGCGATCCGTCGCCGCCTGGATCATCTGCAGCGCGGCCAGCCGTACCTGCACGAACGCGAGCGGCCCGACGGCACGGTGATCGAGATTCGCGGCAATCCCATGCCCGACGGCGGCTTCGTCACCAGTTACGCCGACATCACCGCGTACAAACAGGCCGCGCGCGATCTGCGCACGCTCGCCGACAGCCTGGAACGCGGCATCGAGCAACGCACCAGCGACCTGCAAAGCGCCAAGGGCGAAGCCGAACGCGCCAACCGTTCCAAGACCCGCTTCGTCGCCGCCGCGGTCCACGACCTGCTGCAACCGTTGAACGCCGCGCGCATGTACCTGTCGTCGCTGCGGCGGCGCGTCGACAGCGAAGGCCGCGAGCTGACCGATCACATCGAGGCCGCGCTGGCCGCGCAGGACGACATCCTGTCGAGCCTGCTGGATATTTCGCGGCTGGAATCGGGCGCGCTGGAAGTCAAGCGCGGCGCGCTGCCGCTGGCGCGCGTACTGAGCGCGATCGAAAGCCAGTTCCGCATCCTGGCCGAATCGCGCGGACTGCATCTGCATTGCCTGCCCAGCAGCGCGATCGTCGACAGCGATGAAGTGCTGCTGCGCCGGATCGTGCAGAACTTCCTTTCCAATGCGATGCAGTTCACTCCGCGCGACGGCCGCATCGTGCTCGGTGCGCGGCGCTTGCGCGACGGCGTGCGCATCGAGGTGTGGGACACCGGGCCGGGCATCGCGCCGAACAAGCGCGAGCTGATCTTCGAGGAATTCCAGCGCCTGGATACCGGCATGGAAGCGCCTCAGCGCGGCGCCGGGCTGGGATTGGCGATCGTGCAGCGAGTCGCGTTGTTGCTCGATCATCGCATCGGCCTGCGTTCGTGGCCGGGGCGTGGCA
It includes:
- a CDS encoding hybrid sensor histidine kinase/response regulator; this translates as MIPHRRQLQTALWIALIAIGVALSMLIAGRIAYSQALQRQAGEARALLAQRAQVIEQHIDRYRIMPAVLSLDPQLRATLAYPDDRTQRQRANERLVQLNFANRTSTLTLIDSKGIGIAASNWDLPNSNVGQSYAFRPYFQKAMTDGAGEFYAIGVTTHVPGHFIARAIHDERGGAVGAVAVKVELEDIRSDWSGRGDLVLLSDASGVVFLTAQPQWRYRLLRTPTAAQNLQLQSTRQYQGQTLRPATIRVEREVGDGARVVRLRDPPMREPMLWQSLHLPREDWTLHLLRDTTPSIRTAWIARAVAAGAWLLLVSVVLLLMQRNRIAALRLRSRQELEKMVEHHAEALRNAQDGVVQAARQASLGEGHSLEHLPQGVSVVDAQLRLVAWNQRYAELFRYPPELLQVGRPIEDLIRYNARRGLLGTDPEDAIRRRLDHLQRGQPYLHERERPDGTVIEIRGNPMPDGGFVTSYADITAYKQAARDLRTLADSLERGIEQRTSDLQSAKGEAERANRSKTRFVAAAVHDLLQPLNAARMYLSSLRRRVDSEGRELTDHIEAALAAQDDILSSLLDISRLESGALEVKRGALPLARVLSAIESQFRILAESRGLHLHCLPSSAIVDSDEVLLRRIVQNFLSNAMQFTPRDGRIVLGARRLRDGVRIEVWDTGPGIAPNKRELIFEEFQRLDTGMEAPQRGAGLGLAIVQRVALLLDHRIGLRSWPGRGSVFSVEVPYASAAVDEAAPSLVSATQDGHAVGIERDQDSPLYGRQVWVIDDDPHSRQAAQRLLEDWGCRIETAATAACALTHADHLPMPELLLLDYRLGESTGFELGTQLEAKWKRMPPVVLMSADADPGLRTRAAERGWSFLPKPLKPAALRALVTRMVMRGG